ACTTTGAGAATGCCAATGCGGCCGCGCAGATCAGGCGCATCCACCACAATCTGTCGGTCAAAACGGCCCGGACGTAGCAACGCGGGGTCCAGCACGTCGGGCCGATTCGTGGCGGCAATGAGAATCACGCCGTCGTTCGACTCAAAGCCGTCCATTTCCACCAGCAACTGATTGAGCGTCTGCTCGCGCTCGTCGTGTCCGCCGCCGAGTCCGGCACCGCGGTGACGGCCCACGGCGTCGATTTCGTCAATGAAGATGATGCACGGCGCATGCGCCTTGCCCTGCTCGAACAAATCGCGCACGCGGCTCGCGCCGACGCCCACAAACATTTCCACGAAGTCCGAACCGGACATCGAGAAGAACGGGCGATTGGCTTCACCCGCCACCGCCTTCGCGAGCAACGTCTTGCCGGTGCCCGGCGGGCCCACCAGAAGCGCACCCTTCGGCAAACGACCGCCGAGCTTAGTGAACTTCTGCGGATCCTTGAGGAACTCAATGATTTCCTGCAGCTCAACCTTCGCCTCATCGCACCCCGCGACGTCGGCGAACGTCACCTTCGGCGTGTCGCCCGCGAGCAGCTTGGCTTTGGATTTGCCAAACGAAAACGCCTTGTTCCCGCCCGACTGCATCTGCCGGAAAATGAAGATCCAGAACGCAATGAGCAGCACGACCGGAAGCCAACTAATAATCAGCCCGCCAATCGACGGCCGCGCATCCTGCGCCGAAATCTGCACGTTCTTCTCGCGCAGCTTTTCGATTTCTTTTTCGCTGTTGGCAATCGCCATCTGCGTCGTGAACTTCGACACCGGACGGCGTTCGATGGTCACCGGCGTGCGGAAGTCGCCCAACACCTGCTTGCCGGCGATGATCGTGACCTTGGAAATGTTGTCCTTGGCGAGCTGGACCTGATACTGCGTGTCATCGATTTCCGTGGCGGCATCGCGCTGGCCGCTCGAGAACTCGATGAACGCAACCGGCACCAGAATCACGAGGATCCAGAAGGCCAGCGATTTGGAGCGACGGCTCCAACTGTTATTGTCTTCGGGCGGTGTTTTGGGAGGCATATTGGGAGGCTTTTCCTGCGTCATCGCAGGCTTGCGACATACGGCAAATGGCGGAAATCTTCAGCATGGTCGAGGCCGTACCCAACCAAGAACTCGCTCGGCGCGTCGAACCCAGCAAACTTCACCGGATGCTTCAACTCCGTGGCGATGCGCTTGTCCAACAGCGCACAGATTTCCAGCGACTTCGGTCCACGCGTCTGCAACACATCCATCAGTTTCTGCAACGTGCGTCCGGAATCGACGATGTCCTCAACCAATAGAATGTGTTTGCCCGCCAATTTTGTTTCCGGATCGTACACCAGGTTCACGTGTCCGCTCGACACGGTGGCCTCCCCGTAGCTCGACGCGACGAGAAAATCGACGTGCAGCGGGCGATGAATATGCCGAACCAAGTCCGCCAGAAAGACAAAACTGCCCTTGAGTAGCCCAAGGACGAGCAGATCGCCGTCCGGGTAGGCGGCCGTGATCTCGGCACCGAGCGCATGCACGCGACGCTGAATGGAGGCTTCGTCAAAGGCGATGCGAAGCACCTCGCGACCAAGCAGCCGCGGGTCGTTGTTCTCTATCATTGCCTTAATATAGTCGCATCGGCCGTCGGGGTGGCGGACAGCACAAAGCTCGTGGCCGTCCGCTGAACGCGTGCGCCGCCGGACAGTGGAATCTCGCCGCCCGCGCGCGCTCCACTGGTAAACGCTGCCAAGCGTTCGGTTCCACGCCAGTCGAGAGCGACGCCGACGCGACCGGCAATGGCCGGCCAGAGCACGGCCA
This portion of the Gemmatimonadota bacterium genome encodes:
- the ftsH gene encoding ATP-dependent zinc metalloprotease FtsH; the protein is MPPKTPPEDNNSWSRRSKSLAFWILVILVPVAFIEFSSGQRDAATEIDDTQYQVQLAKDNISKVTIIAGKQVLGDFRTPVTIERRPVSKFTTQMAIANSEKEIEKLREKNVQISAQDARPSIGGLIISWLPVVLLIAFWIFIFRQMQSGGNKAFSFGKSKAKLLAGDTPKVTFADVAGCDEAKVELQEIIEFLKDPQKFTKLGGRLPKGALLVGPPGTGKTLLAKAVAGEANRPFFSMSGSDFVEMFVGVGASRVRDLFEQGKAHAPCIIFIDEIDAVGRHRGAGLGGGHDEREQTLNQLLVEMDGFESNDGVILIAATNRPDVLDPALLRPGRFDRQIVVDAPDLRGRIGILKVHMRNKPVADDVDITVLAKGTPGMAGADLANLVNEGALLAARRNHDKIYRADLEDAKDRVMLGAERKSLVMKEEERRLTAYHEGGHAVCAMKVLGNDPLHKVTIVPRGRALGLAFTLPEDDRVSVTRQQLEARLVMAYGGRVAEELVFGHDRVTTGAAGDIQQATAIARRYVSQWGLSDSIGPILVGDNETEVFLGRELNSRRQVSERTAQLVDDEVSRVIQQAYSRAKDVLTANRPLLDAIAAALLERETLAREDFDVLLRGESLPPRIDPPPTAEMAPAIPAAVEPRRVVPPLLGGAEPHPA
- the hpt gene encoding hypoxanthine phosphoribosyltransferase, with protein sequence MIENNDPRLLGREVLRIAFDEASIQRRVHALGAEITAAYPDGDLLVLGLLKGSFVFLADLVRHIHRPLHVDFLVASSYGEATVSSGHVNLVYDPETKLAGKHILLVEDIVDSGRTLQKLMDVLQTRGPKSLEICALLDKRIATELKHPVKFAGFDAPSEFLVGYGLDHAEDFRHLPYVASLR